From the Streptomyces nodosus genome, the window ACGAGGCCGCTGGTGAAGTCGAGGTAGCGGTTGCCGTCGTAGTCCCAGAAGTACGACCCCTCCGCACCGGCGACGGCGAGCGGGTCGATGAGCTCCTGCGCTGACCAGGAGTGGAAGACATGCGCACGGTCCGCCGCCTTGACGGCGGCGCCGGCCTGGGGGTTGGGCTGAGGAGTCATGTGCCGAAGGGTAGGTGTCCGCGATACGGACGCGGTATGGGCGTCCTGTCTGTGGTCCGGTCGGGAACACGACAGTGTGTCCAAGGGGTGCGGCGGGGGCGGGGCGCGGCGCGGCGGCACCCGGGTCGGCGGTGCCGCGCCGCCTCCGCGGGGCGTCGTCCTGTTACGGAACCGTAGAGACAGCTCCGGCCGGTTCCCGGTACGGCGGCACTATCCTCGGGCTGGCGCACACGCAGGGGGTAGGTGACGGCGGCGATGGAGAAGCTGCACGCGGGGGATCCACAGGGAGTTCTCCCCGGTGTCGAACTCCGGGGCAGGGCCGGGGCGTACCGGCTGCTCACCCGGCTCGGGGCCGGCGGCATGGGCAATGTCTATCTGGCCCGCTCGGACCGGGGACGTACCGTCGCCGTGAAACTCGTCCGGCGGGAGCTGGCCGAGCAGGAGGAGTTCCGGGCCCGCTTCCGGCAGGAGGTGCAGGCCGCGCGGCAGGTCGGCGGGTACTGGACCGCGCCCGTCCTGGACGCGGACACCGAGGCGGAGATCCCCTGGGTCGCCACCGGCTATGTCGCGGGCCCCAGCCTCCAGACCGTCGTCTCACGCGACTACGGCGCCCTGCCGGAGCGCTCCGTGCGCATCCTGGCCGCCGGGCTCGCCCACGCCCTGAGGGACATCCATGCCGCCGGGCTGATCCATCGCGATCTCAAGCCCTCCAACGTCCTGGTGACCATCGACGGGCCGCGGGTCATCGACTTCGGCATAGTCCGCGCCCTGGAGACGGTCACCGAGGCCGGGCTCACCCAGACCGGCGCGCTCGTCGGGTCCCCCGGGTTCATGGCGCCCGAGCAGGTGCGCGGCGACCGGGTCACACCCGCCTGCGACGTCTTCTGCCTGGGGTCCGTCCTGGCGTACGCCGCCACGGGCACCGTTCCGTTCGGCCCCGCCAACAGCGCGGCGCACGCCCTGATGTTCCGCATCGCGCAGGAGGAACCCGACCTGGCGGGCCTGCCCGAGAGCCTCGCCGATCTTGTGCGGGACTGTCTGCGCAAGGACCCGGCGGCCCGGCCCACACCGGCGGAGATCCTGGAACGGACCGGGGTGGAGGACACCGTCACCGGCGGCCGCAGCCGGGACCCCTGGCTGCCCGGCGCCCTGGTCGCCCAGCTCGGCCGTCATGCGGTGCGGCTCCTCGACTCGGAGGATCCGGAGCAGGGGGCGGCGGCCGCCGTACCGGCGGGTCCCGCGCGCCCGGCGGACGCGGACGCCGAGGGGCGACCGAACCCGACGGCCCCGACGGTTCCGGCGGCCCGCACGGCTCCGACGATTCCGGCGGCGCCGGGGGGTGCGGTGGTCCCGTCCGTCCAGGCGGCCCCGGAGGTCCCGGAGGGTGCGGCGGTCCCGGAGGGTGCCGCGGAGGCCCGGCCGGGCGCGGACGGTGCCGAGGAGGCGGCCGTCGGCGGCGGCATGCCCGGGGAAGCGGCCGCCGCCCCCGGTGTTTCGGGCGCCACGGGGACCCGTGTGGACCTCGTCAAGCGGGTGCCGGTGGCCCCGGTCGCCGAGGCCCCGCCCGAACACGCCCCCGCGCCCGACACCCCGGACGGCGCCGCCCCGCCCCCGTCCGGCCCGCCCCCGGACGCCGGCAGACCGCCCGCCCAGGCCGTGGGCCCCGGTCCGGCGCCCCTGCCGGGCGTGCCGCCCCACCCCGCCTACGGCTCCCCGCAG encodes:
- a CDS encoding serine/threonine-protein kinase is translated as MEKLHAGDPQGVLPGVELRGRAGAYRLLTRLGAGGMGNVYLARSDRGRTVAVKLVRRELAEQEEFRARFRQEVQAARQVGGYWTAPVLDADTEAEIPWVATGYVAGPSLQTVVSRDYGALPERSVRILAAGLAHALRDIHAAGLIHRDLKPSNVLVTIDGPRVIDFGIVRALETVTEAGLTQTGALVGSPGFMAPEQVRGDRVTPACDVFCLGSVLAYAATGTVPFGPANSAAHALMFRIAQEEPDLAGLPESLADLVRDCLRKDPAARPTPAEILERTGVEDTVTGGRSRDPWLPGALVAQLGRHAVRLLDSEDPEQGAAAAVPAGPARPADADAEGRPNPTAPTVPAARTAPTIPAAPGGAVVPSVQAAPEVPEGAAVPEGAAEARPGADGAEEAAVGGGMPGEAAAAPGVSGATGTRVDLVKRVPVAPVAEAPPEHAPAPDTPDGAAPPPSGPPPDAGRPPAQAVGPGPAPLPGVPPHPAYGSPQQHPQHPAYGPPPYPGGSTTPYGPYPYGPHPFGDPARQEPPRRSGRSTAVLIVVALVVALGAGGSVYTLMQGDDPGTGGRTRPGPSHPAGPAASAATTPPPAASPAASPSPSSSTPAAGAVPDGYLGTWNAAIDNGTGHNTRRLVVQQGEAGDTVLSLTADGPSGGGTYHCVFHAGLTGRPTGEGPLEIGPSTVTEGRPLSSCTPGGATELTLLPDGRLRRLNPATGESLTYTKEN